A window of Grus americana isolate bGruAme1 chromosome 15, bGruAme1.mat, whole genome shotgun sequence genomic DNA:
agaagatgGTTTTGAAGATGAAGAACAAGAATGTACTTGCAGTGATGTTGTTAAAATAGGTAAATAGTAGGCTTACAGTCAAGGAGAAATGGAATAAATATGTttatgtaaaacaaaagaaaaacagattttctttagaAGTGGAACAGCAGTTGTTAAATGAAAGGagataataaaacaaacataataCTGTgatattgtaaatattttaaaaatttaccatttttccccagaagtgATTTGGGCATTAGTATATCATGGGAAACTTGGTGCTCCTTAGTTAAAGTGGGGTTTTCAGCATTATTTAGCATTATTATTATATAGAGTGAAGAGTGTTTAGTTCTATATTTGAAAGGGAAGCATCACTTGATTTTCAAATTTGCCACTATGGAACTTGATTTGAACAACATTTTGAGGTAattatttctgctctgctttcattttcacagaacaTACTATGGCGACCCCCTTAGAGGATGTTGGTAAACAAGTATGTATTCTGCCTTGTAGTATCTTGCTGTTCATGGATTGTGCTTCAGAATTTACGCAGTTTTAAGTGCTTCTATCCACAGGTCTGGCGTGCAGCCTTTCTTCTTGCTGATTACATTCTGTTTAAACGGGACACATTCAGGTGTTGCTCGGTGCTAGAGCTTGGAGGTGGCACTGGAATTACAAGCATTATCATGGGAACAGCTGCCAAGAGAGTTTACTGCACAGGTAAGGcagttattttcagttaaatattttcatgaaacatCATGAAGCAGTGCTTTCATCCTGGCACTTTCATCCTTATCTGTTCAGTTTTATGTAATACCTTTTTATTAACATGTATAAAGTGgtttattgaaaaataacaagaaCTTTCTCAAGAGATTGAAGAAGCAGTACTACTAAGAAGGATACCAGGGAAGCAGTCATCAGTGCATAGAGTTGCTCTGAATTTTTCTTAATCTTGTCAGCTTGAGAGAAACTTAGAGTATTAGGCTGAGAGGTCAGAGGCATGCATGGCCCAtgcaaaatattcttattttgaaTATCATTATCACTTTTTTCCAGATGTTGGTGAAGATCTTCTGGCCATGTGTGAGCAAAATGTTGCATTAAACAAACACCTGATGGATCCAGGAGGTAAGCGCTATACAGTCAGTGTTTGTGCGATTGCCTATATATGAACCACTTTGGGATTAAACAGCACATTCATTCACTACCTGCTATATTCACaagtaaatttaattttttgtcttGGTTAAAAGTGACTAATTCAAAAACAAAGACACGAGATATCTATATGTGGTCCATAATGAGACAGCTTCCTTTTGAGAAGAGCAAAATACTTACTCTTTCTCCTGTCATCATTTAAGACAAGCTGTAGTTCCTATAGTCATTATGTTAGTTTCACTGAGGTACTTGGGAGGATCACAGGTATTCAGGTGCCAAGGGTCACATAAACAGAGTATAAATGACAGAGATAGAACTCTGGAAGAGAGAAGTATTTTGCAGGTGAGACATGTAAAAGAGAACATAGGTTCTCTTTCTGACCTTGAAGTTCATCCTGATCTCTTGTGAGTGGTTAACTGGTTTTGTACTGTAAATGACTTGATGTTCAACTTTTCTTGTTTCATATGTCCTCATAATAAATTTTCATCACTTGTTTCAGTACGGAGGCCGTTTGTGACTGATGTGATCTTTCTTCACCCACAGGAGGGGAAGTTAAAGTAAAAGAACTGGACTGGCTGAAAGACGAATTCTGCACTGGTAGGTGGTAGGTCCTTTCAGATAGGGTTTGGTGTTTcgttttgttggttggttttggtttttttcctttagagcCATCAAGAAAAGCTTATTCTGTTGTTTATGAATTAAGTCCTCCAGCACTTAACGCCTCTGGAAAAATAGTTGAAAGTACACAATTGTCTTTGGGTGCATCATTGCCATGTGAGTGAGTAAGGAAGAGTTTACTGATAGGTTGAGAATAGCCAAGTGGTGGTTGTCTTCTACTTAGGTCGAAATCCAGAGGTGCAAACCAGAGGTCTGTTATGGGGTGATAATGGAATCCAGGCACAATGACATGGATTTGAGCTACTGGAATACAAAACTATAAAAGGTGGTGGGGAGGGTAGGTGATGATTTGAAGATGTATAAATCCTTCTTTCAAATGTAGTGGCGAAtgtgttatattttaaatatttgccaAGGGAAtgtgttctgctgcttttagcAAAACAAAGGCACCTAACTTGAGTAACATTTAAAGTGCAATTAATGATAGTAAAGCAGATCACTAAAACTTTCTTTCTAGTGATTGCAAGGTCAACACAAAATTGTAGCCCTAGGTTATATGAAGCCTACTTTATAGCTTGTTATATCATCAGTCGGATTTGAGGtaatgcttctgaaaaacagaacaactaTTTAAGCAAGTGGAGACATCCTTTACACATTCAAAAGCCTCTCTTGGACCCCCAAAAAATTCtggttaataaaaatatttgatactGCCAGTTGAAAAGGCTTTGTGTTTTTTAGACTTTCAGAGAAAGCTtctctattttaatttaaagtctaaattttaaaaagcacgaTGAATTAGGAAGCTTAATCAAAACTTAAACgaagatgcatttttattttttttttatttaaaggggtatttattttaatctatttaaaTCTGTTGATCTCTCTACAGAGTAGTAATTGGTTGTAAATtctaaagtaaaagaaaacGTACTCTTGCCAGTCAGCCTTGGGAGGATTTGACATAAcgcagagaaagcaaaggacTGCAGGGAACTTCAGAGAATGATTAGAGGGAGGTTTTGATTTGCCTTCAGTGGGGTGCTCCTTTTATGGAGTAGCAGATGGATGCAGGAGTTAAGAAGcttcttttttccagctgtcaATCATTTGAGACATTCAGTCAAGTACACCAAAGCCATATTCTTTGTTACAGATCCTGAAGCTCCTTACAGCTGGTCTGAAGAAGAGATTGCTGATTTGCATGACCACTGTACTGTGATAATGGCAGCTGATGGTAGGAAAATATGAACAATAAGCTTTTGTATCAAACACTTGAGCATTATGAGTAATCATTTAAACATACCTAGTTTACTATTGAAGTCTAATAGGTCAGATCCTTGCTTAATTTGTCAAAGCTCTGCCTTAACTGTTTCTGcctgtattattattttttaacaattgTATTTACATTCTGAATTAGCAATAGGAGAACAGATGTTGAAAACTactagctttttctttcctttggtgtGCCAGTTATTTGTGACTAAATAAACTACTCAAAGAATGTAATCACAATTGATGAATTTGACTTTAAGAAGAGTTTTATCCTACCTTTGTCTTGCATCAGATAACCTCTATGCAAATAATCATAAATAGGTGGCTAGACTAATACATTCTGTAATGTGAAAAACAGTTTCAGATGCTGCACTTGCCCATAGATTCTATGCCTTTGGatatgtctgtcttttttatttttctgctctttttcttgcttAAGTGGAAGACTGAAAAATGACAAGCTATCTTATCTGTATAGGAAATCCATTGTTGTTTTGATATATAAATAAAGGAGTGTTAGGTTTAGTTCTGATATTGAAAGGTGTTGCAAGACTGCTTTCCAAGGAGATACGGTTATAATGGTATATTagttactgctttttttgtatttttgtaagaAATGAGGCCATATACATTGTGATATCCTgtcttttttcagctttgcagtAAGATATTCCCAGGCTGAGAAAAATCTTGTTAAAGTTTTGTAAGTTGTCTGACAGAAATGATTCCCATTGATATGAGAGAAATCTTCAAGAAAGCCTTACATAAATAGCAGCAGTGGATACTATTACAGAGTCAGTTGTTgccattaaaaatatactttaggTTTTAGTTAAAATAATGACTTGTTTGATTAAAATGATCAGACTAAGGCCTGTTGTTTAATACCTGAGACTTAAGTAAATATACACTTAAACACATCTATTTTTATGCTCCTGATCTTTTTTTTGTAGTGTTCTATGATGATGACCTGACAGATGCCTTGTTCAGAACGCTGTATAGAATCACACACAACTTGAGAAATCCTTGCACAGTTTACCTAGCATTAGAAAAGAGGTAAGTATTACCaagaacttaaaataaaaagcactaaAAACTTCATGTGCCTTCTTTATTTGGAAGAAACATCTGATTTGATTGAAGGTCAGCTTCTGATTTTCATTGTATTAGTTGATCACAGGCTGCAGTATATGCTTAGGACAAGCATTTGTTTTTGTATGTGCTTAATTTTTATCAGTTCAGAATTTGACTTCCACAAGAGTTCAGCTTTTGTTGTTCTACCTTTGTTTTGCATCAGATAACCTCTGTGCAAATAAGGATAAATATGTGGCTAGACTGATGTATTCTATAATGCCTAACAACATTTGCTGTATGTTTTTGGGTCATAGAGTGGAATGAAGTGGCTTAGAATTAGGGTCTATGCTTCCCAGCTTGAGTACCTCTGTAACAAtttctcttgtattttcctTCAAGGAATTGTTGAATGTTTTTAAGTAGTCATGTGTTGCAGTCCATTCATAAACTAATATTTAAATAGGCTTTGCTTAAATCTCTGGAGATTCATAAGCAATAGCTATTCATATGATTTGTTGCCAAGTGCTTGTCTGGGAAGCCAAGCCGATGATTCTGATATAGCAAAGTGCcttaaaatcaatggaaagaTTCATCCAAGCGTTATTGTGTATTGATGCTAACATAAGTCTTGTCTGCTTTTCAGGAATAACAGAGGGGTTACTTTACTTTGGCTATCGAAGTTAGTTAACTACTCTGAAAGACACACATTTTCCATTAGCTGAGCAAAGTTACATAGCTATTTAATACGCCAGTATGGGAGAGATGTTTTAAGTTATAATATTCTCTTGCCAGGCTGAACTTCACTTTAAGACATATGGATGTTACATGTGAAGCCTACAGTCATTTTAGAAATACTCTAAATGATTTGGAGAACCTCCAagatagaaaaatgaaatatactgTGGAGCCCATCAAGCTCGATTTCTGCCAGTTTCTTGTTTATGAACGAATCGAGCAATTGGTAAGtcatattcattaaaataaatgtaatgtaTTGGGCTAATCATCTCAAATTAGTTTTCAGCTGTTTACTTAACGTGAACTAAGAACAGGAGAATAAACATtacctttttgtttattttcatttagcttTTTGTTACTCTTG
This region includes:
- the METTL22 gene encoding methyltransferase-like protein 22 isoform X1 — its product is MPVNRTVSNHFVTALHRGLFGYCTCSSHQHIMVDVTEKEMDNPTFKSDTVLSDVHLHCPSKRRLMVRLNAVGQPVFLSYFKLLWNTEDSASEKHVREATTEREHQYRSADELCDKDRNNLKKERELNNEGLETLLDNDGDLEVVRRPRSASDLEAEDLLRDRVYPVILMKGKEDGFEDEEQECTCSDVVKIEHTMATPLEDVGKQCFYPQVWRAAFLLADYILFKRDTFRCCSVLELGGGTGITSIIMGTAAKRVYCTDVGEDLLAMCEQNVALNKHLMDPGGGEVKVKELDWLKDEFCTDPEAPYSWSEEEIADLHDHCTVIMAADVFYDDDLTDALFRTLYRITHNLRNPCTVYLALEKRLNFTLRHMDVTCEAYSHFRNTLNDLENLQDRKMKYTVEPIKLDFCQFLVYERIEQLELWKIIAEQLTGT
- the METTL22 gene encoding methyltransferase-like protein 22 isoform X2; amino-acid sequence: MPVNRTVSNHFVTALHRGLFGYCTCSSHQHIMVDVTEKEMDNPTFKSDTVLSDVHLHCPSKRRLMVRLNAVGQPVFLSYFKLLWNTEDSASEKHVREATTEREHQYRSADELCDKDRNNLKKERELNNEGLETLLDNDGDLEVVRRPRSASDLEAEDLLRDRVYPVILMKGKEDGFEDEEQECTCSDVVKIEHTMATPLEDVGKQVWRAAFLLADYILFKRDTFRCCSVLELGGGTGITSIIMGTAAKRVYCTDVGEDLLAMCEQNVALNKHLMDPGGGEVKVKELDWLKDEFCTDPEAPYSWSEEEIADLHDHCTVIMAADVFYDDDLTDALFRTLYRITHNLRNPCTVYLALEKRLNFTLRHMDVTCEAYSHFRNTLNDLENLQDRKMKYTVEPIKLDFCQFLVYERIEQLELWKIIAEQLTGT